One genomic region from Streptomyces sp. NBC_00582 encodes:
- a CDS encoding 5-oxoprolinase/urea amidolyase family protein yields the protein MTFTTLLVANRGEIAVRIIRTARALGLRTVAVYSDPDRSAPHVRLADEAVRLGPAPAKESYLDADLVLKAAKDTGAGAIHPGYGFLSEDAAFARRCADAGIVFVGPTPEQLELFGAKHTARAAAEAAGVPLAPGTGLLGSLPEALEQARAIGYPVMLKATGGGGGIGMSACRSAAELTDAWDRVQRVAAASFSSAGVFLERLVEHARHVEVQVFGDGTGRVVTFGDRDCSLQRRNQKVLEEAPAPGLPDHVRQRLTASARDLCASVGYRSAGTVEFVYDAQREEAWFLEVNTRLQVEHPVTEEIYGVDLVAWMLRLARGERDVVREPGPPRGHAVEARLYAEDPSRDHRPGAGLLTRVEFPGGVRVDGWVETGTEVTTSYDPMLAKVIAYGADRAHALRRLDEALARTRVDGIETNLGLVRAALADPRVRTATHSTATLATITDPTPRIEVVAGGTLTTVQDWPGRTGHWQVGVPPSGPMDDRSFRLGNLALGNPEGAPGLECTLQGPSLRFTHPTTVCVTGAPAPVTLDGTPVPQWRPVTVPAGALLEVGAPPEHGLRTYVLFAGGLDVPAFLGSASTFTLGRFGGHGGRALRTGDVLHGGTVVEGTEVVDPPSFTRVWHLGAVEGPHAAPEFFTEDDIRDFYAADWKVHFNSARTGVRLVGPKPRWARTDGGEAGLHPSNIHDTPYSVGAVDYTGDMPVLLGPDGPSLGGFVCPATVLSSERWKLGQLRPGDTVRFQPVDVTGVPRPEIVDGGVLSRDGDVTFRRSGDDNLLVEFGPMQLDLALRMRVHALMEAVTRADLPGVTDLTPGIRSLQIRTDPARLPQHQLLSCVRELARDLPPTDELVVPSRTVHLPLSWDDPATREAIARYMAGVRDDAPWCPWNIEFIRRVNGLESVADVYDTVFAAEYLVLGLGDVYLGAPVATPLDPRHRLVTTKYNPARTWTAENSVGIGGAYLCVYGMEGPGGYQFVGRTTQVWSPWQQRGAFEPGSPWLLRFFDRIRWYPVDADDLLDLRADLVSGRFVPRIEEGTFSLADHEAFLAEHADSIAEFRRRQQTAFTAERDAWEAAGEFARAEAASAPPAPPAEVTVPAGGRLIEAEFAASVWQVTVAPGDEVSAGQPLLALEAMKMESRVHAPTAGVVAQILARPGDQVEAGTALLVLAPAVN from the coding sequence ATGACCTTCACCACCCTGCTCGTCGCCAACCGGGGCGAGATAGCCGTACGGATCATCCGCACCGCCCGCGCCCTGGGCCTGCGCACCGTCGCCGTGTACTCCGACCCCGACCGCTCCGCGCCCCACGTCCGGCTCGCCGACGAGGCGGTACGACTCGGCCCGGCGCCCGCGAAGGAGTCGTACCTCGACGCCGACCTCGTCCTGAAGGCCGCCAAGGACACCGGCGCGGGCGCGATCCACCCCGGCTACGGATTCCTCTCCGAGGACGCCGCCTTCGCCCGCCGCTGCGCCGACGCCGGGATCGTCTTCGTCGGCCCGACGCCCGAGCAGCTGGAGCTGTTCGGCGCCAAGCACACGGCCCGCGCGGCGGCCGAGGCGGCGGGGGTGCCGCTGGCCCCGGGGACGGGACTGCTCGGCTCGCTCCCCGAGGCGCTGGAGCAGGCACGGGCCATCGGCTACCCGGTCATGCTGAAGGCGACCGGCGGCGGCGGAGGCATCGGGATGTCGGCCTGTCGGTCGGCGGCCGAACTGACCGACGCCTGGGACCGCGTCCAGCGCGTCGCCGCCGCCTCCTTCTCCTCCGCCGGCGTCTTCCTGGAACGGCTCGTGGAACACGCCCGCCATGTCGAGGTGCAGGTCTTCGGCGACGGCACGGGCAGGGTCGTCACCTTCGGCGACCGCGACTGCTCGCTCCAGCGCCGCAACCAGAAGGTCCTGGAGGAGGCCCCGGCACCGGGCCTGCCCGACCACGTCCGACAGCGACTGACCGCCTCCGCACGTGATCTGTGCGCCTCCGTCGGCTACCGCTCGGCCGGCACGGTCGAGTTCGTCTACGACGCGCAGCGCGAGGAGGCCTGGTTCCTGGAGGTCAACACCCGCCTGCAGGTGGAACATCCGGTCACCGAGGAGATCTACGGCGTCGACCTCGTCGCCTGGATGCTGCGCCTGGCGCGCGGCGAGCGGGACGTCGTACGCGAGCCGGGACCGCCGCGCGGGCACGCCGTCGAGGCCCGCCTGTACGCCGAGGACCCGAGCCGCGACCACCGGCCCGGCGCCGGCCTGCTGACCCGCGTCGAGTTCCCCGGCGGCGTACGGGTGGACGGCTGGGTGGAGACCGGCACCGAGGTGACGACGTCGTACGACCCGATGCTCGCGAAGGTCATCGCGTACGGCGCCGACCGCGCCCACGCCCTGCGCCGCCTCGACGAGGCGCTGGCCCGCACCCGCGTCGACGGCATCGAGACCAACCTGGGCCTGGTCCGTGCCGCCCTCGCCGACCCCCGGGTGCGCACCGCGACCCACTCGACGGCGACCCTCGCCACGATCACCGACCCCACCCCGCGGATCGAGGTCGTCGCCGGCGGCACGCTCACCACCGTCCAGGACTGGCCCGGCCGCACCGGACACTGGCAGGTCGGGGTCCCGCCGTCCGGCCCGATGGACGACCGCTCCTTCCGGCTCGGCAACCTGGCCCTCGGCAACCCGGAGGGCGCTCCCGGCCTCGAATGCACCCTCCAGGGACCCTCGCTGCGGTTCACCCACCCCACGACCGTCTGTGTGACCGGCGCCCCGGCCCCGGTGACGCTCGACGGCACGCCGGTCCCGCAGTGGCGGCCGGTCACGGTCCCGGCCGGGGCCCTGCTGGAGGTCGGCGCGCCGCCGGAGCACGGACTGCGCACGTACGTCCTCTTCGCCGGCGGCCTGGACGTGCCCGCCTTCCTCGGCAGCGCGAGCACCTTCACCCTGGGCCGGTTCGGCGGACACGGCGGCCGGGCCCTGCGCACCGGGGACGTCCTGCACGGCGGCACGGTCGTCGAGGGCACCGAGGTCGTGGACCCGCCGTCCTTCACCCGCGTCTGGCACCTCGGCGCGGTCGAGGGCCCGCACGCCGCACCGGAGTTCTTCACCGAGGACGACATCCGTGACTTCTACGCCGCCGACTGGAAGGTGCACTTCAACTCGGCCCGCACCGGAGTGCGCCTGGTCGGCCCCAAGCCGCGCTGGGCCCGCACCGACGGCGGCGAGGCCGGTCTGCACCCGTCCAACATCCACGACACCCCGTACTCCGTCGGCGCCGTCGACTACACCGGCGACATGCCGGTGCTGCTCGGCCCCGACGGCCCCTCGCTCGGCGGGTTCGTGTGCCCGGCGACGGTCCTCAGCTCCGAGCGCTGGAAACTCGGCCAGCTGCGGCCCGGCGACACCGTCCGCTTCCAGCCCGTGGACGTGACCGGCGTCCCCCGCCCGGAGATCGTCGACGGAGGCGTCCTCTCCCGGGACGGCGACGTCACGTTCCGCCGCAGCGGCGACGACAACCTGCTGGTCGAGTTCGGCCCGATGCAGCTCGACCTGGCCCTGCGGATGCGCGTCCACGCCCTCATGGAGGCGGTGACCCGGGCCGACCTGCCGGGCGTCACCGACCTCACGCCCGGCATCCGCTCCCTCCAGATCCGCACCGACCCCGCCCGCCTCCCCCAGCATCAGCTCCTGTCGTGCGTGAGGGAGTTGGCGCGCGACCTGCCGCCCACCGACGAACTGGTCGTCCCCTCCCGCACCGTGCACCTCCCCCTGTCCTGGGACGACCCGGCGACCCGCGAGGCGATCGCCCGCTACATGGCCGGGGTCCGCGACGACGCGCCCTGGTGCCCGTGGAACATCGAGTTCATCCGCCGCGTCAACGGCCTGGAGTCGGTCGCGGACGTCTACGACACGGTCTTCGCGGCGGAGTACCTGGTCCTGGGCCTCGGCGACGTCTACCTGGGAGCCCCCGTGGCCACCCCGCTCGACCCGCGCCACCGCCTGGTGACCACGAAGTACAACCCGGCCCGCACCTGGACGGCCGAGAACTCGGTCGGCATCGGCGGCGCCTATCTGTGCGTCTACGGCATGGAGGGCCCCGGCGGCTACCAGTTCGTGGGGCGTACGACCCAGGTGTGGTCGCCGTGGCAGCAACGCGGCGCGTTCGAGCCGGGCTCGCCCTGGCTGCTGCGCTTCTTCGACCGGATCCGCTGGTACCCGGTCGACGCGGACGACCTCCTCGACCTGCGCGCCGACCTCGTCTCCGGACGTTTCGTGCCGCGCATCGAGGAGGGCACCTTCTCGCTGGCGGACCATGAGGCCTTCCTGGCCGAACACGCCGATTCCATCGCGGAGTTCAGAAGGCGCCAGCAGACGGCGTTCACGGCGGAGCGCGACGCGTGGGAGGCGGCCGGCGAGTTCGCGCGCGCCGAGGCCGCGTCCGCACCGCCCGCGCCCCCGGCCGAGGTGACCGTCCCGGCGGGCGGCCGGCTGATCGAGGCCGAATTCGCCGCCTCGGTCTGGCAGGTGACCGTGGCACCGGGCGACGAGGTGTCGGCGGGGCAGCCACTGCTCGCGCTGGAGGCGATGAAGATGGAGTCCAGGGTGCACGCGCCGACGGCCGGTGTGGTGGCGCAGATCCTGGCCCGCCCCGGCGACCAGGTGGAGGCGGGGACGGCACTGCTCGTCCTGGCCCCGGCCGTGAACTGA
- the atzF gene encoding allophanate hydrolase: protein MSTTLSRVRAAYARIEAVDRPEIWIDLRPGDEVETEARALDARVARGERLPLAGRLFAAKGNIDVAGLPTTAACPPYAYHPAADAPVVAGLRAAGALLLGTTNLDQFATGLVGTRSPHGAVRNAVDPLRISGGSSSGSAVAVALGLVDFALGTDTAGSGRVPAAFNGIVGLKPTRGLVPTEGVVPACASLDCVTVFARTLREAEQALSHMATGAVPASVPARAPGPWRIAVPPLAQLGELDEGWAEAYESAVRHLAESGAEIHPLDLTPFTEAAAMLYEGAFVAERYTAVGTFVDKVSEEGGEGLDPTVAGIITRARDIPAHRLFADQARLAALRTRALAELADADALLLPTAPGHPTLAEVAADPLGANARLGRFTNSTNLFDLAAVAVPAGEVDGLPFGVMLIGPAHTDERLARIAGLLQPETRLAVVGAHLTGQPLNPQLLSLGARLDRTTTTAPVYRLHALDTTPPKPGLVHARRGGAEIEVEIWRLPAEGLGRLLASLPRPMTLGRVELADGTAVPGFLCEPGALTDAEDITRYGGWRSYRRDQHRTVLP from the coding sequence ATGTCCACCACCCTCTCCCGAGTCCGCGCCGCCTACGCCCGCATCGAGGCGGTCGACCGCCCGGAGATCTGGATCGACCTGCGTCCCGGGGACGAGGTCGAGACGGAGGCCCGCGCCCTCGACGCACGCGTGGCCCGGGGCGAGCGTCTGCCCCTGGCCGGGCGGCTGTTCGCCGCCAAGGGCAACATCGACGTGGCCGGCCTGCCCACCACGGCGGCCTGCCCCCCGTACGCCTACCATCCCGCCGCCGACGCCCCGGTGGTCGCCGGCCTGCGGGCGGCGGGGGCCCTGCTGCTCGGTACGACCAACCTGGACCAGTTCGCGACGGGCCTGGTCGGCACCCGCTCCCCGCACGGCGCGGTACGCAACGCCGTCGACCCCCTGCGCATCAGCGGCGGCTCCAGCTCCGGCTCGGCCGTCGCGGTGGCCCTCGGCCTGGTCGACTTCGCCCTGGGGACGGACACGGCGGGCTCCGGCCGGGTCCCCGCCGCCTTCAACGGCATCGTCGGCCTCAAGCCCACCCGTGGCCTCGTCCCCACCGAGGGCGTGGTCCCGGCCTGTGCGTCACTCGACTGTGTGACGGTGTTCGCCCGCACCCTGCGGGAGGCGGAGCAGGCCCTGTCCCACATGGCGACGGGCGCCGTCCCCGCCTCCGTCCCCGCCCGCGCCCCCGGCCCCTGGCGCATCGCGGTCCCCCCGCTCGCCCAGCTCGGCGAACTCGACGAGGGCTGGGCGGAGGCCTACGAGTCGGCGGTACGCCACCTCGCGGAGTCCGGGGCCGAGATCCACCCCCTCGACCTCACCCCGTTCACCGAGGCGGCCGCGATGCTCTACGAGGGCGCGTTCGTGGCCGAGCGCTACACGGCCGTAGGCACCTTTGTCGACAAGGTGAGCGAGGAGGGCGGCGAAGGCCTCGACCCGACGGTCGCCGGCATCATCACCCGCGCCCGGGACATCCCGGCGCACCGTCTCTTCGCCGACCAGGCCCGACTGGCCGCCCTGCGCACCCGCGCCCTGGCCGAACTGGCCGACGCGGACGCCCTGCTCCTGCCGACCGCCCCCGGCCATCCCACCCTCGCCGAGGTCGCCGCCGACCCCCTGGGCGCCAACGCCCGTCTGGGCCGCTTCACCAACTCCACGAACCTCTTCGACCTGGCGGCGGTGGCCGTCCCGGCCGGCGAGGTGGACGGCCTCCCGTTCGGCGTGATGCTGATCGGCCCGGCCCACACGGACGAGCGTCTGGCGCGGATCGCCGGGCTGCTCCAGCCGGAGACCCGCCTGGCGGTGGTCGGCGCCCACCTCACCGGCCAGCCCCTGAACCCCCAGCTCCTCTCCCTGGGCGCCCGCCTGGACCGCACCACGACCACGGCCCCCGTCTACCGCCTCCACGCCCTCGACACGACACCGCCGAAGCCGGGTCTGGTGCACGCGCGACGGGGAGGCGCGGAGATCGAGGTCGAGATCTGGCGCCTCCCCGCGGAGGGGCTGGGCCGCCTACTGGCGTCCCTCCCCCGTCCCATGACGCTGGGCAGGGTGGAGCTGGCGGACGGCACCGCGGTCCCCGGCTTCCTGTGCGAACCGGGCGCCCTGACGGACGCCGAGGACATCACGCGGTACGGGGGCTGGCGGTCGTACCGGCGGGATCAGCACAGGACGGTCTTGCCGTAA
- a CDS encoding helix-turn-helix transcriptional regulator: protein MAGKPVRPANAIDQTRRMLSLVTYLRERPGARIEDVARAFGITEDELVSDLDVLPMCGTSFRGGDLLDIDTDGERIWWHNPAALGAEAAEPLRLAADEATALLVAARAVATLPGLREGDRQALLRATAKVETAAGEAAGASARLSVTFESEGGVFADVDRAISERRRLWIRYYSPARDEVTEREIDPIRLVSVGHTYVEAWCRRSEARRTFRLDRVAEIRILDEPSAPPEIELRDLSEALVQPAAEDPEVVVEVGPGGRWVAEYYPHDSADELPDGGLRITLRTPDPASLRRLALRLGRDGRIVSPPDLADSARRAARDALAAYDGIEAREAEDRAEVAQGVRYDGRIDGRSGGRFEGREQR from the coding sequence GTGGCAGGCAAACCGGTCAGGCCGGCGAACGCGATCGACCAGACCCGGCGGATGCTCTCCCTGGTGACGTATCTCAGGGAGCGTCCGGGGGCGCGGATCGAGGACGTGGCACGCGCCTTCGGCATCACCGAGGACGAGCTGGTCTCGGATCTCGACGTGCTGCCCATGTGCGGCACCAGCTTCCGCGGTGGCGATCTGCTCGACATCGACACCGACGGCGAGCGCATCTGGTGGCACAACCCGGCGGCACTGGGCGCGGAGGCCGCGGAGCCGCTCAGGCTGGCGGCCGACGAGGCGACCGCGCTGCTGGTGGCCGCCCGGGCGGTGGCGACGCTCCCCGGTCTGCGCGAGGGCGACCGCCAGGCGCTGCTGCGGGCGACGGCCAAGGTCGAGACGGCGGCCGGTGAGGCGGCGGGCGCGAGTGCGCGGCTGTCGGTGACGTTCGAGTCGGAGGGCGGGGTCTTCGCGGACGTCGACCGGGCGATCTCCGAGCGCCGCCGGCTGTGGATCCGCTACTACTCGCCCGCGCGGGACGAGGTCACCGAGCGCGAGATCGATCCCATCCGCCTGGTCAGCGTGGGGCACACGTATGTGGAGGCCTGGTGCCGCCGCTCCGAGGCACGGCGCACCTTCCGTCTCGACCGGGTCGCCGAGATCAGGATCCTCGACGAGCCGTCGGCGCCGCCGGAGATCGAGCTGAGGGATCTGTCGGAGGCGCTGGTGCAGCCGGCCGCCGAGGATCCGGAGGTCGTGGTCGAGGTCGGTCCGGGCGGCCGCTGGGTCGCCGAGTACTACCCGCACGACAGCGCCGATGAGCTTCCCGACGGCGGGCTGCGTATCACTCTGCGCACGCCCGACCCGGCTTCGCTCCGGCGTCTGGCCCTGCGGCTCGGCCGCGACGGCCGGATCGTCTCGCCGCCGGACCTCGCCGACAGCGCCCGCCGCGCCGCCCGCGACGCGCTGGCCGCGTACGACGGCATCGAGGCGCGGGAGGCCGAGGACCGGGCCGAGGTGGCGCAGGGCGTGCGGTACGACGGGCGGATCGACGGTCGGTCCGGCGGGCGGTTCGAGGGGCGGGAGCAACGGTGA
- a CDS encoding beta-Ig-H3/fasciclin — protein MPMSLSKSPRPRGSFVRVAAVTAAVAGGLALSAPTASAAVGDTAPSCVSRTVYSTPAGFDVLLQNKCAGQMSVKVVVDYGGDSNCYVMSKGTVQVFVYEGVFGSYGKTVLC, from the coding sequence ATGCCCATGTCCCTGTCCAAGTCCCCGCGTCCGCGCGGTTCGTTCGTCCGGGTCGCGGCCGTCACCGCGGCCGTCGCGGGCGGTCTGGCCCTGTCCGCCCCCACCGCCAGCGCCGCGGTGGGCGACACCGCCCCCTCCTGCGTCAGCCGCACGGTGTACTCCACACCGGCCGGCTTCGACGTGCTGCTGCAGAACAAGTGCGCCGGCCAGATGAGCGTCAAGGTCGTCGTGGACTACGGCGGCGACAGCAACTGTTACGTCATGTCCAAGGGCACGGTCCAGGTCTTCGTGTACGAGGGGGTCTTCGGCAGTTACGGCAAGACCGTCCTGTGCTGA
- the tatA gene encoding Sec-independent protein translocase subunit TatA encodes MFGRLGAPEIILILVVIILLFGAKKLPDMARSLGKSARILKSEAKAMKEEGSNSATPAGPPNPGEQPPAQRTIQAAPGDVTSSRPVTEPTDTTKR; translated from the coding sequence ATGTTCGGACGGCTCGGCGCCCCCGAGATCATTCTGATCCTCGTCGTCATCATCCTGCTGTTCGGCGCGAAGAAGCTTCCGGACATGGCCCGCTCGCTCGGCAAGTCCGCGCGCATCCTCAAGAGCGAGGCCAAGGCGATGAAGGAAGAGGGCAGCAACTCCGCCACCCCCGCGGGCCCGCCGAACCCCGGCGAGCAGCCTCCCGCGCAGCGCACCATCCAGGCCGCCCCCGGCGATGTGACCAGCTCCCGCCCGGTCACCGAGCCGACGGACACGACCAAGCGCTGA
- the tatC gene encoding twin-arginine translocase subunit TatC, producing MLKSARKEEKDPEGRMPLADHLRELRNRLAKAMLAIVLVTVVAAFFYNDIINFLTKPILDSVGCGKTFEQIATALKDGDNVNKCASITINGLLAPFTLALQVSLMAGIVFASPVWLYQLWAFIAPGLHKHERKYAYAFVGTGVPLFLGGGYFAYRVLPTTAKVLIDFTPGGVNNLLPLDDLLQLVTRMVVVFGLSFELPLLLVMLNLTGMVTGTRMLGWWRGMIIGITVFAAVATPSTDPISMLALAGPIWILYFGATAFSLLNDRRRRLREAMGPADDEASELDLTPEDIGEVESVSATRALPEQASTERVNGYDDVT from the coding sequence TTGCTGAAGTCTGCCCGCAAGGAGGAGAAGGACCCCGAGGGGCGGATGCCCCTCGCGGATCACCTCCGTGAGCTGCGCAACCGGCTCGCGAAGGCGATGCTGGCCATCGTCCTCGTGACGGTCGTGGCCGCCTTCTTCTACAACGACATCATCAACTTCCTCACCAAGCCGATCCTCGACTCGGTCGGCTGCGGGAAGACATTCGAGCAGATCGCGACCGCGCTCAAGGACGGCGACAACGTCAACAAGTGTGCGAGCATCACGATCAACGGTCTGCTCGCGCCGTTCACGCTCGCCCTTCAGGTCTCCCTGATGGCCGGCATCGTGTTCGCCTCGCCGGTCTGGCTCTACCAGCTCTGGGCGTTCATCGCGCCGGGTCTGCACAAGCACGAGCGCAAGTACGCCTACGCGTTCGTCGGCACCGGCGTCCCGCTCTTCCTGGGCGGCGGCTACTTCGCCTACCGGGTGCTGCCGACCACCGCGAAGGTGCTGATCGACTTCACGCCGGGCGGCGTCAACAACCTGCTGCCGCTGGACGACCTGCTGCAGCTCGTCACGCGCATGGTCGTGGTCTTCGGTCTCTCCTTCGAGCTGCCGCTGCTGCTGGTCATGCTCAATCTGACCGGCATGGTCACCGGCACGCGCATGCTCGGCTGGTGGCGCGGCATGATCATCGGCATCACGGTTTTCGCGGCCGTCGCCACCCCCAGCACGGACCCCATCTCGATGCTGGCCCTCGCCGGGCCGATCTGGATCCTGTACTTCGGCGCGACCGCCTTCTCGCTGCTGAACGACCGTCGCCGGCGCCTGCGTGAGGCGATGGGCCCCGCCGACGACGAGGCCTCAGAGCTGGACCTCACCCCCGAGGACATCGGCGAGGTGGAGTCCGTCTCCGCGACCCGCGCCCTGCCGGAACAGGCGAGCACGGAACGCGTCAACGGGTACGACGACGTGACCTGA
- a CDS encoding DEAD/DEAH box helicase: MIVLLSVAPGTLESTMTEDLSPAERYAAARRRAVEQATALASFREMYDFGLDPFQIEACQALEAGKGVLVAAPTGSGKTIVGEFAVHLALQQGKKCFYTTPIKALSNQKYSDLCRRYGAEKVGLLTGDNSVNSDAPVVVMTTEVLRNMLYAGSQTLLGLGYVVMDEVHYLSDRFRGAVWEEVIIHLPESVTLVSLSATVSNAEEFGDWLDTVRGDTEVIVSEHRPVPLFQHVLAGRRMYDLFEEGEGHRRAVNPDLARLARMEASRPSYQDRRRGRTLREADRERERRQRSRVWTPGRPEVIERLDAEGLLPAITFIFSRAACESAVQQCLYAGLRLNDEDARAEVRTLVEERTAAIPREDLHVLGYYEWLEGLERGIAAHHAGMLPTFKEVVEELFVRGLVKAVFATETLALGINMPARSVVLEKLVKWNGEQHADITPGEYTQLTGRAGRRGIDVEGHAVVLWQRAMNPDHLAGLAGTRTYPLRSSFKPSYNMAVNLVEQFGRHRSRELLETSFAQFQADRSVVGISRQVQRNEEGLEGYKASMTCHLGDFEEYARLRRELKDRETDLARQGAAQRRAEAAVALEKLKPGDVIHVPTGKYAGLALVLDPGLPAGRANGHRGFEQHDGPRPLVLTAERQVKRLASMDFPVPVEALERMRIPKSFNPRSPQSRRDLASALRTKAGHIPPERARKKRSQAADDREIARLRTAIRAHACHGCEEREDHARWAERYHRLLRDTSQLERRIEGRTNTIARTFDRIVALLTELDYLRGDEVTDDGKRLARLYGELDLLASECLRAGVWEGLGPAELAACVSALVYEARVGDDAMAPKLPSGQAKAALSEMVRIWGRLDALEEDFRISQTEGVGQREPDLGFAWAAYMWASGKGLDEVLREAEMPAGDFVRWCKQVIDVLGQISAAAPPEGSTVAKAARKAVDQVLRGVVAYSSVG, translated from the coding sequence TTGATCGTCCTGTTGTCAGTGGCTCCCGGTACGCTCGAAAGCACGATGACAGAGGACCTCTCCCCGGCCGAGCGGTACGCGGCGGCGCGCAGGCGTGCCGTCGAGCAGGCCACCGCGCTCGCTTCCTTCCGCGAGATGTACGACTTCGGTCTCGACCCCTTCCAGATCGAGGCCTGTCAGGCACTCGAGGCGGGCAAGGGCGTCCTGGTGGCCGCCCCTACCGGCTCCGGCAAGACGATCGTGGGCGAGTTCGCCGTCCACCTCGCCCTCCAGCAGGGCAAGAAGTGCTTCTACACGACGCCCATCAAGGCGCTGTCGAACCAGAAGTACTCCGACCTGTGCCGCCGTTACGGCGCCGAGAAGGTCGGTCTGCTCACCGGCGACAACAGCGTCAACTCCGACGCCCCGGTGGTCGTGATGACCACCGAGGTCCTGCGGAACATGCTGTACGCCGGCTCCCAGACCCTCCTCGGCCTCGGTTACGTGGTGATGGACGAGGTGCACTACCTCTCCGACCGCTTCCGGGGCGCCGTGTGGGAGGAAGTGATCATCCACCTCCCCGAGTCGGTCACCCTGGTCTCCCTCTCCGCGACCGTGTCCAACGCCGAGGAGTTCGGCGACTGGCTGGACACCGTCCGGGGCGACACCGAGGTCATCGTCTCCGAGCACCGGCCCGTGCCGCTGTTCCAGCACGTGCTCGCCGGGCGGCGGATGTACGACCTGTTCGAGGAGGGCGAGGGCCACCGCAGGGCGGTCAACCCCGACCTCGCCCGCCTGGCCAGGATGGAGGCCAGCCGGCCCTCCTACCAGGACCGCAGACGCGGCCGCACCCTGCGTGAGGCCGACCGGGAGCGCGAGCGCAGACAGCGGTCCCGGGTGTGGACGCCCGGCCGCCCCGAGGTGATCGAGCGGCTCGACGCCGAGGGCCTGCTGCCCGCCATCACCTTCATCTTCAGCCGCGCCGCCTGCGAGTCCGCCGTCCAGCAGTGCCTGTACGCCGGACTGCGTCTCAACGACGAGGACGCGCGGGCCGAGGTCCGCACCCTCGTCGAGGAGCGCACGGCCGCGATCCCCCGCGAGGACCTGCACGTCCTCGGCTACTACGAGTGGCTGGAGGGCCTCGAGCGCGGTATCGCCGCCCATCACGCGGGCATGCTGCCGACGTTCAAGGAGGTCGTCGAGGAACTGTTCGTCCGCGGGCTGGTCAAGGCCGTGTTCGCGACGGAGACCCTCGCCCTCGGCATCAACATGCCCGCGCGCTCCGTGGTCCTGGAGAAACTCGTCAAGTGGAACGGCGAGCAGCACGCCGACATCACCCCCGGTGAGTACACCCAGCTGACGGGCCGTGCGGGGCGGCGCGGCATCGACGTCGAGGGACACGCGGTCGTGCTGTGGCAGCGCGCCATGAACCCCGACCACCTCGCGGGACTGGCCGGCACGCGCACGTACCCGCTGCGCTCCAGCTTCAAGCCGTCGTACAACATGGCGGTCAACCTGGTCGAGCAGTTCGGGCGGCACCGGTCGCGGGAGCTGCTGGAGACGTCCTTCGCCCAGTTCCAGGCGGACCGCTCGGTCGTCGGGATCTCCCGGCAGGTGCAGCGCAACGAGGAGGGCCTGGAGGGCTACAAGGCCTCCATGACCTGCCACCTCGGCGACTTCGAGGAGTACGCCCGCCTGCGCCGCGAACTCAAGGACCGCGAGACCGATCTGGCCCGGCAGGGCGCCGCCCAGCGCCGGGCCGAGGCGGCCGTCGCGCTGGAGAAGCTCAAGCCGGGCGACGTGATCCATGTGCCGACGGGCAAGTACGCCGGTCTGGCGCTGGTCCTGGACCCCGGGCTGCCGGCCGGACGGGCCAACGGGCACCGCGGCTTCGAGCAGCACGACGGGCCGCGCCCGCTGGTGCTGACGGCCGAACGGCAGGTCAAGCGGCTGGCGTCGATGGACTTCCCGGTGCCGGTCGAGGCGCTGGAGCGGATGCGGATCCCCAAGTCCTTCAACCCGCGTTCCCCGCAGTCCCGTCGGGACCTGGCGTCCGCGCTGCGCACCAAGGCCGGTCACATTCCGCCGGAGCGGGCCCGCAAGAAGCGGTCCCAGGCCGCCGACGACCGCGAGATCGCGCGGCTGCGGACGGCGATCCGGGCGCACGCCTGCCACGGCTGCGAGGAGCGCGAGGACCACGCGCGGTGGGCCGAGCGGTACCACCGGCTGCTGCGGGACACCTCGCAGTTGGAGCGGCGGATCGAGGGGCGGACCAACACCATCGCCCGCACCTTCGACCGGATCGTCGCGCTGCTCACCGAGCTCGACTATCTGCGGGGCGACGAGGTCACCGACGACGGAAAGCGGCTGGCCCGGCTGTACGGCGAACTGGACCTGCTCGCCAGTGAGTGTCTGCGGGCCGGGGTGTGGGAAGGGCTCGGCCCCGCCGAGCTGGCCGCCTGTGTCTCCGCGCTGGTGTACGAGGCGCGGGTCGGGGACGACGCGATGGCGCCGAAGCTGCCGTCCGGCCAGGCCAAGGCCGCGCTGAGCGAGATGGTCCGGATCTGGGGGCGGCTCGACGCCCTGGAGGAGGACTTCCGGATCAGCCAGACCGAGGGCGTCGGGCAGCGTGAGCCCGATCTCGGCTTCGCCTGGGCCGCGTACATGTGGGCTTCCGGGAAGGGGCTCGACGAGGTGCTGCGGGAGGCGGAGATGCCGGCCGGGGACTTCGTGCGGTGGTGCAAGCAGGTGATCGACGTGCTCGGGCAGATTTCGGCGGCGGCTCCCCCGGAGGGGTCGACCGTGGCGAAGGCCGCGCGGAAGGCTGTCGATCAGGTGCTGCGCGGGGTCGTCGCCTACTCGTCGGTGGGCTGA